From a region of the Penaeus vannamei isolate JL-2024 chromosome 2, ASM4276789v1, whole genome shotgun sequence genome:
- the LOC113827179 gene encoding uncharacterized protein codes for MKLLMLLALATAMVAVQASRERGECHEVMHDVMHKENMTEIIGTCMEENGIVPDLGGHGHGRGPGGRRGGRTGGRRGKRSRHMMRFISSLPEGNQTALAECIFEKEGLLTDEGLFDATTFKDDLIAKLEAADQTTEAEAMLAAIEDGDCVLEEGEPSLMVLFEFIKCIKDACEGEGEEV; via the exons ATGAAGCTGCTGATGCTGCTGGCGCTCGCCACCGCCATGGTGGCCGTTCAGGCTTCCAGGGAGAGGG GTGAATGCCACGAAGTGATGCACGATGTGATGCACAAGGAAAACATGACGGAAATCATAGGAACCTGTATGGAGGAAAATGGAATCGTCCCTGACCTGGGAG GCCATGGACATGGTCGAGGACCCGGTGGCCGCAGAGGAGGTCGCACAGGAGGGCGCAGAGGAAAGAGAAGTCGTCATATGATGCGCTTCATTTCAAGTCTTCCTGAAGGAAATCAAACAGCCCTGGCCGAATGCATCTTCGAAAAGGAAGGTCTTCTCACA GACGAAGGTTTGTTCGATGCGACGACGTTCAAAGACGACTTGATCGCCAAGTTGGAAGCAGCAGACCAAACAACAGAAGCAGAAGCTATGCTGGCTGCCATTGAGGACGGAGACTGTGTGCTCGAAGAGGGCGAACCTAGC TTGATGGTGCTCTTCGAGTTCATAAAATGTATCAAGGACGCGTGTGAAGGCGAAGGTGAAGAAGTATAA
- the LOC113827172 gene encoding uncharacterized protein, with protein MTQQQRRRCLLYNSRLNIQSPHDFTPCRSFSVTWFTNIVIMKLLMLLALATAMVAVQASRERGECHELMHDVMHKENMTEIIRTCMEENGIVPDLGGHGHGRGPGGRRGGRTGGRRGKRSRHMMRFISSLPEGNQTALAVCIFEKEGLLTDEGLFDATTFKDDLIAKLEAADQTTEAEAMLAAIEDGDCVLEEGEPSLMVLFEFIKCLKDACEDEGEEV; from the exons ATGACACAGCAGCAAAGACGCCGCTGCCTGCTATATAACAGTCGACTCAACATCCAGTCACCACACGACTTCACACCCTGTAGAAGTTTCAGTGTCACTTGGTT TACTAACATCGTCATCATGAAGCTGTTGATGCTGCTGGCGCTCGCCACCGCCATGGTGGCCGTTCAGGCTTCCAGGGAGAGGG GTGAATGCCATGAACTGATGCACGATGTGATGCACAAGGAAAACATGACGGAAATCATAAGAACCTGTATGGAGGAAAATGGAATCGTCCCTGACCTGGGAG GCCATGGACATGGTCGAGGACCCGGTGGCCGCAGAGGAGGTCGCACAGGAGGGCGCAGAGGAAAGAGAAGTCGTCATATGATGCGCTTCATTTCAAGTCTTCCTGAAGGAAATCAAACAGCCCTGGCCGTGTGCATCTTCGAAAAGGAAGGTCTTCTCACA GACGAAGGTTTGTTCGATGCGACGACGTTCAAAGACGACTTGATCGCCAAGTTGGAAGCAGCAGACCAAACAACAGAAGCAGAAGCTATGCTGGCTGCCATTGAGGACGGAGACTGTGTGCTCGAAGAGGGCGAACCTAGC TTGATGGTGCTCTTCGAGTTCATAAAATGTCTCAAGGACGCGTGTGAAGACGAAGGTGAAGAAGTATAA